One Qiania dongpingensis genomic window carries:
- a CDS encoding GNAT family N-acetyltransferase — protein sequence MNRQIILRSYLEKDSEALTAVIREAWKYDEFSSPRTAEKLAKIFLYSCLSNQTFTQVAEADGIPVGIIMVKNIKTHKCPLRFRIRQAASIFSLLITKEGRKTAKVFRDVNGIDKELLAGCGRNYQGEIAFFAVSSAYRGSGIGKMLFEKALSYMKSENIRDFYLFTDTSCNYGFYEHQGMKRQCEKEHFFQIGSQKAKMDFFLYDRHL from the coding sequence ATGAACAGACAGATTATACTGAGAAGTTATCTAGAGAAGGATTCGGAGGCGCTGACGGCTGTCATCAGGGAGGCGTGGAAATATGATGAATTCAGCAGTCCCAGGACCGCGGAGAAGCTGGCGAAGATATTTCTGTACAGCTGCCTTTCCAATCAAACTTTTACCCAAGTCGCGGAAGCAGACGGCATACCTGTGGGTATCATCATGGTAAAAAATATAAAAACCCACAAATGCCCGCTCCGGTTTCGAATACGCCAGGCTGCCTCCATCTTCTCACTTCTTATAACAAAAGAAGGAAGAAAAACAGCCAAAGTCTTTCGGGACGTAAATGGAATCGACAAGGAACTGCTGGCGGGCTGCGGCAGAAACTACCAGGGGGAAATCGCTTTCTTCGCAGTCAGTTCCGCATACCGGGGATCCGGGATTGGAAAAATGCTGTTTGAAAAGGCATTGTCTTATATGAAAAGCGAAAACATCCGGGATTTCTATCTCTTTACAGATACAAGCTGCAATTACGGCTTCTATGAGCACCAGGGCATGAAACGCCAGTGTGAAAAGGAGCACTTCTTTCAGATTGGCAGCCAGAAAGCAAAAATGGATTTTTTTCTGTATGACCGTCATCTGTGA
- a CDS encoding MerR family transcriptional regulator, with translation MNREIAKLTTSQFARLHGVNKRTLHYYDNIGLFSPRSKGENKYRYYDYLQSIEFEYIRMLKELNMGISEIKDYLDNPNADDFTRLADTKIREIEGEIRRLKKNKKVLLDKKQKLVLCRTVQDGEVRLSECEEERFLTTPYGFEEDDLQKLAVHVKEAWTVEQYREGIGSYISIDKVRQGNFERYEGLFTPAPRDSREEEILVRPGGMYLCGYGRGGWDRLPGLYERMLRFADENRLELSGFAYEMGLNDFAVSSMEESVTQVLIRAEQR, from the coding sequence ATGAATAGAGAAATAGCAAAACTGACGACTTCCCAGTTCGCCAGACTGCATGGCGTCAATAAGAGAACTCTGCATTATTATGATAATATCGGTCTGTTTTCCCCGCGTTCCAAAGGAGAAAACAAGTACAGATATTATGATTATTTACAGAGCATTGAATTTGAATATATCCGGATGCTGAAGGAACTGAATATGGGGATCAGCGAGATCAAAGACTATTTGGACAATCCCAACGCGGATGATTTTACACGTTTGGCGGACACAAAGATCCGGGAAATAGAAGGAGAGATCCGGAGACTGAAGAAGAATAAAAAGGTTCTCCTGGATAAAAAGCAGAAGCTTGTCCTGTGCCGTACAGTCCAGGACGGCGAGGTTCGGCTGTCCGAATGTGAGGAAGAACGATTTTTGACGACCCCTTATGGGTTTGAGGAGGATGACCTGCAGAAATTGGCGGTCCATGTGAAGGAGGCATGGACTGTCGAACAGTACCGGGAAGGGATAGGAAGCTATATTTCCATTGACAAGGTCAGACAGGGGAATTTTGAAAGGTACGAAGGCCTTTTTACACCTGCGCCGCGGGACAGCAGGGAGGAGGAGATATTGGTGAGGCCCGGAGGAATGTACCTCTGCGGTTATGGAAGAGGCGGCTGGGACAGGCTTCCCGGCTTATACGAAAGGATGCTCCGGTTTGCCGATGAGAACCGGCTGGAATTATCTGGGTTTGCCTATGAAATGGGACTTAATGATTTTGCAGTCAGCAGCATGGAAGAATCGGTCACACAGGTACTGATTCGGGCAGAGCAGCGGTAA
- the ileS gene encoding isoleucine--tRNA ligase, which yields MYDKVSANLNFVEREKETEKFWQEHDIFEKSIDNRKEGETYTFYDGPPTANGKPHIGHVLTRVIKDMIPRYRTMKGYMVPRKAGWDTHGLPVELEVEKMLGLDGKEQIEQYGLKPFIEHCKESVWKYKGMWEDFSSTVGFWADMEHPYVTYDNDFIESEWWALKKIWDKGLLYKGFKIVPYCPRCGTPLSSHEVAQGYKDVKERSAIARFKVKGEDAYILAWTTTPWTLPSNVALCVNPNEQYAKVKAADGYVYYMAVALLDTVLGRLAEEGQAAYEVLETYSGRDLEYKEYEPLFECAAEVAEKQRKKAFYVLCDTYVTLTDGTGVVHIAPAFGEDDARVGRRYDLPFVQLVDEKGDMTEETPFAGMFVKDADSKVLQWLDERKLLYDAPKFEHSYPHCWRCDTPLIYYARESWFIKMTDVKEDLIRNNNTINWIPESIGKGRFGDWLENIQDWGISRNRYWGTPLNIWECECGHQHSIGSIEELRSMSPDCPEDIELHRPFIDEVTITCPVCGKQMHRVPEVIDCWFDSGSMPFAQHHYPFENEELFHQQFPAQFISEAVDQTRGWFYSLLAVSTLIFNKAPYENVIVLGHVQDENGQKMSKSKGNAVDPFDALETYGADAIRWYFYVNSAPWLPNRFHGKAVQEGQRKFMGTLWNTYAFFVLYANIDNFDATRYSLDYEKLSVMDKWLLSKMNSMVKDVDNNLENYKIPEAARTLQEFVDDMSNWYVRRSRERFWAKGMPQDKINAYMTLYTALVTVSKAAAPMIPFMTEDIYRNLVCSIDKNAPESVHLCDFPAVCEEQIDKALEENMDHVLKVVVMGRACRNTANIKNRQPIGRMFVKAPFTLSSYYREIVEDELNVKEVSFTEDVREFTSYTFKPQMRTVGPKYGKLLGQIKQKLAELDGSAAMDELNAKGELAMTVDGTAVSLTTEDLLIDTAQKEGYVTEGDKEVAVVLDTNLTPELVEEGFVREIISKVQTMRKEAGFEVTDHINLYQDDSDKIAGILKKYTDTIKNEVLAEKIFIGKITGYEKDWNINGENVMLGVEKATV from the coding sequence ATGTATGACAAAGTATCTGCAAATCTCAATTTTGTAGAGCGTGAAAAAGAGACAGAAAAATTCTGGCAGGAACATGATATTTTTGAAAAAAGCATTGACAACAGGAAGGAAGGCGAGACCTATACTTTTTACGACGGACCGCCGACGGCCAACGGAAAACCCCACATCGGCCATGTGCTGACAAGGGTGATCAAGGATATGATCCCCCGCTACCGCACGATGAAGGGATATATGGTCCCCAGGAAAGCCGGATGGGATACCCATGGCCTCCCCGTCGAGCTGGAAGTGGAAAAGATGCTGGGCCTGGACGGAAAAGAGCAGATTGAACAGTATGGCCTGAAGCCGTTTATCGAGCACTGCAAGGAGAGCGTGTGGAAATATAAAGGGATGTGGGAAGATTTCTCATCCACGGTCGGCTTTTGGGCAGATATGGAGCATCCTTACGTCACCTATGACAATGATTTCATTGAATCCGAGTGGTGGGCGTTGAAGAAGATTTGGGACAAGGGGCTGCTGTATAAAGGCTTTAAGATCGTGCCCTACTGTCCGCGCTGCGGGACTCCCCTTTCCAGCCACGAAGTGGCTCAGGGATATAAGGATGTGAAGGAGCGCTCCGCGATCGCCCGTTTTAAAGTGAAGGGTGAGGACGCCTATATCCTGGCATGGACGACAACGCCCTGGACGCTGCCGTCCAACGTCGCTCTCTGTGTGAATCCCAATGAGCAGTATGCAAAGGTAAAAGCGGCCGACGGATACGTCTACTACATGGCCGTCGCTCTTCTGGATACAGTCCTGGGCCGGCTGGCGGAAGAGGGACAAGCCGCTTATGAAGTATTGGAGACCTATTCAGGCAGGGATCTGGAATATAAAGAATATGAACCTTTGTTTGAATGTGCGGCCGAGGTGGCAGAAAAACAGCGCAAAAAAGCCTTCTATGTCCTCTGCGATACCTATGTGACGCTGACGGACGGCACCGGCGTCGTTCATATTGCGCCGGCATTTGGCGAAGACGACGCCCGGGTGGGCCGCAGATATGATCTTCCCTTTGTACAGCTGGTCGATGAAAAAGGGGATATGACGGAAGAGACTCCCTTTGCCGGCATGTTTGTAAAGGATGCGGATTCCAAGGTGCTGCAGTGGCTGGACGAGAGGAAGCTTTTGTACGACGCTCCCAAATTTGAACACAGCTATCCCCACTGCTGGAGATGCGATACTCCTCTGATCTATTATGCCCGCGAATCCTGGTTTATCAAGATGACGGATGTAAAAGAGGATCTGATCCGGAACAACAATACCATCAACTGGATTCCGGAAAGCATCGGGAAAGGGCGCTTCGGCGACTGGCTGGAGAACATCCAGGACTGGGGGATTAGCCGGAACCGGTACTGGGGGACGCCGCTCAACATCTGGGAATGTGAGTGCGGCCATCAGCATTCCATCGGGAGCATAGAAGAGCTTCGGAGCATGTCGCCTGACTGCCCGGAGGATATAGAGCTTCACCGTCCTTTTATCGATGAAGTGACCATCACCTGTCCGGTCTGCGGAAAACAAATGCACCGGGTGCCGGAGGTGATCGACTGCTGGTTTGACTCCGGCTCCATGCCTTTTGCCCAGCACCATTATCCCTTTGAGAACGAAGAGCTGTTCCATCAGCAGTTCCCGGCCCAGTTCATTTCAGAGGCGGTTGACCAGACCAGAGGATGGTTCTATTCTCTGCTGGCGGTCTCCACTCTGATCTTCAATAAAGCGCCTTATGAAAACGTGATCGTATTGGGCCATGTACAGGATGAGAACGGGCAGAAGATGAGCAAGTCCAAGGGGAACGCGGTGGATCCCTTTGACGCGCTGGAGACCTACGGCGCCGACGCCATCCGCTGGTATTTCTACGTCAACAGCGCGCCGTGGCTGCCCAACCGGTTTCACGGAAAGGCCGTCCAGGAAGGACAGAGAAAATTCATGGGCACTCTGTGGAATACCTATGCTTTCTTTGTGCTTTACGCAAACATCGATAATTTTGACGCCACGAGGTATTCTCTGGACTATGAAAAACTTTCCGTAATGGATAAATGGCTTCTGTCCAAGATGAATAGTATGGTAAAGGATGTAGACAATAATCTGGAGAACTACAAGATCCCCGAAGCCGCCAGGACGCTTCAGGAGTTTGTGGATGACATGAGCAACTGGTATGTGAGGAGGAGCCGTGAGCGCTTCTGGGCCAAGGGCATGCCGCAGGATAAGATCAATGCGTATATGACGCTTTATACGGCTCTGGTGACCGTGAGCAAGGCGGCGGCGCCCATGATTCCGTTTATGACAGAGGACATTTATCGTAATCTCGTATGCAGTATTGACAAAAACGCGCCGGAGAGCGTCCATCTGTGCGATTTCCCCGCAGTATGCGAGGAACAGATCGACAAGGCTCTGGAAGAGAACATGGATCATGTGCTGAAAGTGGTGGTCATGGGCCGCGCATGCCGCAATACCGCCAATATCAAGAACAGGCAGCCCATCGGCAGGATGTTTGTGAAAGCACCGTTTACTCTGAGCAGCTACTATCGGGAAATCGTGGAGGATGAGCTGAACGTAAAGGAAGTGTCGTTTACGGAGGACGTCCGGGAGTTCACATCCTACACCTTCAAACCGCAGATGCGGACGGTCGGACCGAAGTACGGAAAGCTGCTTGGACAGATCAAGCAGAAGCTTGCCGAGCTGGACGGCAGCGCCGCCATGGATGAACTGAACGCCAAAGGAGAGCTGGCCATGACGGTAGACGGGACAGCCGTCTCCCTGACGACTGAGGACCTTCTCATTGATACGGCACAGAAAGAAGGATATGTGACAGAAGGAGATAAGGAGGTGGCAGTGGTGCTGGATACAAATCTGACACCAGAGCTTGTGGAAGAGGGATTTGTCCGCGAGATCATAAGCAAGGTTCAGACCATGCGGAAGGAAGCCGGCTTTGAAGTTACCGACCATATCAATCTGTATCAGGATGACAGTGACAAGATTGCCGGGATTCTTAAGAAATACACGGACACGATCAAAAACGAGGTTCTGGCCGAAAAGATTTTCATCGGAAAGATAACAGGCTATGAAAAGGACTGGAATATCAACGGAGAAAATGTTATGCTAGGAGTGGAAAAAGCAACGGTATAA
- a CDS encoding glycogen/starch/alpha-glucan phosphorylase, whose protein sequence is MSSYQFNKEEFKQEVTSNVKNLFRRTIAEATPKQVFQAVAYAVKDVLIDEWIATHKEYEKEDAKTLYYMSMEFLMGRALGNDIINIKARDGIREALDELGFDLNVIEDQERDYALGNGGLGRLAACFLDSLATLGYPAYGCGIRYKYGMFKQEIKDGYQIEVPDDWLRDGNPFEVRRDEYAVEVKFGGYVRTECDQYGRNHFIQENYQSVRAVPYDLPIVGYGNNVVNTLMIWDAEPINTFNLESFDKGDYQTAVEQENLAKNIVEVLYPNDNHYAGKELRLKQQYFFISASVQRAVNKFKAKHDDIHKLPEKVVFQMNDTHPTVAVPELMRILLDEEGLTWEEAWDITTKTCAYTNHTIMAEALEKWPLELFSRLLPRIYQIVEEINRRFVERIRQTYPGDEEKVRSMAIIYDGQVKMAHLAIAGSFSVNGVAQLHTEILKKKVLKDFYEMDPWKFNNKTNGITQRRFLLHGNELLASWVTDKIGDEWITDLPHIKKLALYADDEKCQQEFMNIKYQNKLRLARYIKENNGIDVDPRSIFDVQVKRLHEYKRQLLNILHVMYLYNQLKDNPEMDMVPRTFIFGAKAAAGYKIAKLTIKLINSVADVINNDKSIKGKIKVVFIEDYRVSNAEWIFAAADVSEQISTASKEASGTGNMKFMLNGALTLGTMDGANVEIVEEVGKEYAFIFGMTSDEVIAYETRGGYNPMDIFNNDQDIRRVLMQLINGYYAPNNTELFRDLYNSLLNTLSTSRADTYFNLKDFRAYAEAQKKVDQAYRDEKWWAKAAIMNVACSGKFTSDRTIQQYVDEIWHLDKVTVDMDE, encoded by the coding sequence ATGTCCAGTTATCAGTTTAATAAAGAAGAATTCAAGCAGGAAGTGACCAGTAATGTGAAGAACCTGTTCCGGCGCACCATTGCGGAAGCGACGCCGAAGCAGGTATTCCAGGCTGTAGCATACGCGGTGAAGGATGTCCTCATCGACGAGTGGATCGCCACTCATAAGGAATATGAGAAAGAAGACGCCAAGACCTTGTACTATATGTCCATGGAGTTCCTCATGGGCCGCGCTCTTGGAAATGATATCATCAATATCAAGGCAAGGGACGGTATCCGAGAGGCTCTTGACGAGCTCGGTTTCGATCTGAATGTGATTGAAGACCAGGAGCGGGATTACGCGCTGGGGAACGGAGGCCTGGGACGTCTGGCCGCCTGCTTCCTGGACTCCCTTGCTACGCTGGGGTATCCGGCCTATGGCTGCGGGATCCGCTATAAGTATGGGATGTTCAAGCAGGAGATCAAGGATGGCTACCAGATAGAAGTGCCCGATGACTGGCTGCGTGACGGCAATCCGTTTGAGGTGCGCCGGGATGAATATGCGGTCGAGGTGAAATTCGGCGGATATGTGCGGACAGAATGTGACCAGTACGGGCGCAATCATTTCATTCAGGAGAATTACCAGTCCGTGCGCGCCGTTCCATATGACCTGCCGATCGTGGGCTATGGGAACAACGTGGTGAACACGCTGATGATCTGGGACGCGGAGCCCATCAACACATTCAATCTGGAATCCTTTGACAAGGGCGACTATCAGACCGCCGTGGAACAGGAGAACCTGGCGAAGAACATCGTAGAGGTCCTGTACCCCAATGACAACCATTATGCGGGCAAGGAGCTTCGGCTGAAGCAGCAGTATTTCTTTATTTCCGCCAGCGTTCAGCGCGCGGTGAATAAATTCAAGGCAAAGCATGACGATATCCATAAGCTTCCGGAAAAGGTCGTGTTCCAGATGAACGACACCCATCCCACAGTGGCTGTGCCGGAGCTCATGAGGATCCTCCTGGATGAAGAAGGGCTTACCTGGGAGGAAGCGTGGGATATCACGACAAAGACCTGCGCTTATACCAATCATACTATCATGGCAGAGGCGCTGGAAAAATGGCCCCTGGAGCTGTTCTCCAGACTGCTTCCCCGTATTTATCAGATTGTGGAAGAAATCAACCGCCGGTTTGTGGAGCGGATTCGCCAGACCTATCCCGGAGACGAGGAAAAGGTGAGGAGCATGGCCATCATCTATGACGGACAGGTGAAGATGGCCCATCTTGCCATTGCAGGAAGCTTTTCTGTCAACGGCGTGGCGCAGCTCCATACGGAGATTCTTAAGAAAAAGGTCCTGAAAGATTTCTATGAGATGGACCCCTGGAAGTTCAACAACAAGACCAATGGGATTACGCAGCGGCGTTTCCTGCTTCACGGAAATGAACTGCTGGCTAGCTGGGTGACAGATAAGATTGGGGATGAATGGATAACCGATCTGCCCCATATCAAAAAGCTGGCGCTCTATGCCGATGATGAGAAATGCCAGCAGGAGTTCATGAACATCAAATATCAGAACAAGCTCCGTCTTGCGCGGTATATCAAAGAAAACAACGGCATTGATGTGGACCCCCGCTCTATCTTTGACGTGCAGGTAAAGAGGCTGCATGAGTATAAGAGACAGCTGCTGAACATCCTTCATGTGATGTACCTGTATAACCAGCTGAAGGACAATCCGGAGATGGATATGGTGCCCAGAACCTTTATATTCGGGGCAAAAGCCGCCGCGGGCTATAAGATCGCCAAGCTGACCATCAAGCTGATCAATTCCGTGGCGGATGTGATAAACAACGATAAATCGATCAAAGGAAAGATTAAGGTGGTGTTCATCGAGGATTACCGTGTGTCCAACGCGGAGTGGATCTTTGCGGCTGCCGATGTGAGCGAGCAGATCTCTACGGCCAGCAAGGAAGCCTCCGGCACCGGAAATATGAAATTCATGCTGAACGGCGCCCTTACTCTCGGCACCATGGACGGCGCCAATGTGGAAATCGTGGAGGAAGTTGGGAAGGAATATGCCTTTATCTTCGGCATGACTTCCGACGAAGTCATTGCCTATGAGACGAGAGGCGGCTACAATCCCATGGATATTTTCAACAATGACCAGGATATCCGCCGGGTGCTGATGCAGCTGATCAACGGCTATTATGCGCCGAACAATACGGAGCTGTTCCGCGATCTTTACAATTCTCTCCTCAATACTTTGAGCACCAGCAGGGCGGATACGTACTTCAATCTGAAGGATTTCCGCGCCTATGCGGAAGCACAGAAGAAGGTGGATCAGGCTTACCGGGATGAGAAGTGGTGGGCAAAGGCTGCCATCATGAATGTGGCATGCTCCGGAAAATTCACATCCGACCGTACCATCCAGCAGTATGTGGATGAGATCTGGCATCTGGATAAGGTGACGGTAGATATGGACGAATGA
- the mgtE gene encoding magnesium transporter, whose translation MTEKEICELLGRKQYKAIKESFADMNEVDLAELLERLPEKQMIMAFRLIGKEEGAETFSLMEPKQQQILVEALTERELKAVLDEMFLDDTADLLEEMPANVVERILANTDVETRRQLNQLLSYPEDSVGSIMTVEYVDLKPEMTVRDSLEKIRRVGIDSETIYTCYVIRNKKLLGIVTAKALLISDERKTVEEIMESNIISINTHDDQEAAAKLVRKYGLLALPVVDKEGCMVGIVTVDDAMEVMQDETTEDITLMAAIAPSEDSYFGTSVFRHARNRIVWLLILMLSATFTGVIITKYENAFAAIPLLVSFIPMLMDTSGNCGSQSATLIIRGMAIDEIHLKDVIRVVWKEMRVAVLVSTTLAVVNGIRIFVMYGDVRMAVLIGLTLVCTITLAELIGCTLPMLAKKCRLDPAIMAAPLITTCVDAAAILIYFSIATSLFKL comes from the coding sequence ATGACGGAAAAAGAAATATGTGAACTGCTGGGAAGAAAGCAGTATAAAGCGATCAAAGAGTCCTTTGCGGACATGAATGAAGTGGACCTGGCGGAGCTTTTGGAAAGGCTGCCGGAGAAGCAGATGATAATGGCCTTCCGCTTGATCGGAAAAGAGGAGGGGGCGGAGACCTTCAGCTTAATGGAGCCGAAGCAGCAGCAGATCCTGGTGGAGGCGCTGACTGAGCGGGAATTAAAAGCGGTGCTGGATGAAATGTTCCTGGATGATACGGCAGATCTCCTGGAGGAGATGCCGGCAAACGTGGTGGAACGGATTCTCGCCAATACAGACGTGGAAACCAGGAGACAGTTAAACCAGCTGCTCAGCTATCCGGAGGACAGCGTGGGCAGCATCATGACGGTGGAATATGTGGATCTGAAGCCGGAGATGACCGTGCGGGATTCCCTGGAGAAGATCCGCCGGGTGGGGATTGACAGTGAAACGATCTATACCTGCTATGTGATCCGGAACAAGAAGCTTTTAGGAATCGTGACAGCGAAAGCCCTCCTGATCTCCGATGAAAGAAAGACTGTAGAAGAGATCATGGAGTCCAATATCATCTCCATCAATACCCATGACGACCAGGAGGCCGCGGCGAAGCTGGTGCGGAAATATGGTCTTTTGGCTCTGCCTGTAGTGGATAAGGAAGGCTGCATGGTCGGCATCGTGACTGTTGATGACGCCATGGAGGTCATGCAGGATGAGACCACCGAGGATATTACCCTGATGGCGGCCATCGCGCCCAGTGAGGATTCCTATTTCGGGACTTCCGTATTCCGGCATGCGAGGAACCGGATCGTATGGCTGCTGATTCTGATGCTGTCGGCCACGTTCACCGGTGTGATCATCACAAAATATGAAAATGCGTTCGCTGCGATTCCGCTTCTGGTGTCGTTTATCCCGATGTTAATGGATACCAGCGGAAACTGCGGTTCTCAGAGCGCCACTCTGATCATCCGCGGCATGGCCATTGACGAAATACACCTGAAGGATGTGATCCGGGTGGTATGGAAGGAAATGAGGGTGGCGGTACTGGTGAGCACGACGCTGGCGGTGGTGAACGGCATCCGGATCTTTGTAATGTACGGCGATGTGAGGATGGCGGTCCTGATCGGACTGACCCTTGTGTGCACCATTACCCTGGCGGAGCTCATAGGCTGTACGCTTCCCATGCTTGCCAAAAAGTGCAGGCTGGACCCGGCGATCATGGCCGCGCCGCTCATTACCACTTGTGTGGATGCGGCGGCGATACTGATCTATTTTTCCATTGCGACGAGTCTTTTCAAGCTTTAA
- the rpmG gene encoding 50S ribosomal protein L33, translating to MRVRITLACTECKQRNYNMTKDKKTHPERMETKKYCRFCKTHTMHKETK from the coding sequence ATGCGTGTAAGGATTACATTGGCATGTACGGAATGCAAGCAGCGGAATTACAACATGACGAAGGATAAGAAAACGCATCCTGAGAGAATGGAAACCAAGAAGTATTGCAGATTCTGCAAAACGCACACAATGCATAAGGAAACCAAGTAA
- the secE gene encoding preprotein translocase subunit SecE: MEESAKKKKSLFKNLKAEFKKIIWPDKKSFTRQTVAVVLTSVFLGAVIALLDLVIKFGINFVI; this comes from the coding sequence ATGGAAGAAAGCGCAAAGAAGAAAAAGAGCTTATTCAAGAATTTGAAGGCAGAGTTCAAAAAGATTATCTGGCCGGATAAGAAGTCTTTCACAAGACAGACCGTCGCGGTCGTGCTCACATCTGTGTTCCTGGGTGCAGTGATTGCATTGTTGGATTTGGTGATTAAATTCGGCATCAATTTCGTTATATAA
- the nusG gene encoding transcription termination/antitermination protein NusG: MSEANWYVVHTYSGYENKVKVDIEKTIENRNLHDQILEVTVPMQDVVEVKNGMRKQVQKKMFPGYVLINMVMNDDTWYVVRNTRGVTGFVGPGSKPVPLTEEEMRPLGIQSNEVLVDFELGDAVTVISGAWEGTVGNIKGINQGKQSVTINVDMFGRETPVELNFTEVKKM, translated from the coding sequence ATGTCAGAAGCGAATTGGTATGTAGTCCATACTTATTCAGGTTATGAAAACAAGGTAAAAGTCGATATTGAAAAAACAATAGAAAACCGGAACCTGCATGACCAAATCCTGGAAGTAACCGTACCGATGCAGGATGTTGTAGAGGTTAAGAACGGCATGAGGAAACAGGTTCAGAAGAAGATGTTCCCCGGCTATGTCCTCATCAACATGGTTATGAATGACGATACATGGTATGTCGTAAGAAACACCAGAGGCGTGACAGGCTTTGTGGGGCCGGGTTCCAAGCCGGTGCCGCTGACGGAAGAGGAGATGCGTCCTTTGGGCATCCAGAGCAATGAAGTGCTTGTGGACTTCGAGCTGGGAGACGCGGTGACAGTCATTTCCGGCGCCTGGGAAGGCACCGTCGGCAACATCAAGGGAATCAATCAGGGCAAGCAGAGCGTCACGATCAATGTGGATATGTTCGGCCGGGAGACCCCGGTGGAGCTGAATTTCACAGAAGTGAAAAAGATGTAA
- the rplK gene encoding 50S ribosomal protein L11 gives MAKKVVGYIKLQIPAGKATPAPPVGPALGQHGVNIVQFTKEFNARTADKGDLIIPVVITVYADRSFSFVTKTPPAAVLLKKACNIKSGSGVPNKNKVASISKAKLQEIAEMKMPDLNAATVEAAMSMIAGTARSMGITVED, from the coding sequence ATGGCAAAAAAAGTAGTTGGTTATATTAAATTACAGATTCCTGCTGGTAAGGCGACACCCGCACCGCCGGTTGGTCCTGCGCTGGGGCAGCACGGTGTGAACATTGTTCAGTTTACGAAGGAATTCAATGCTAGGACGGCAGACAAGGGAGATCTCATCATTCCCGTTGTCATTACCGTATATGCGGACAGAAGCTTTAGCTTCGTGACAAAGACGCCGCCGGCGGCCGTTCTTCTGAAGAAGGCATGCAACATTAAATCCGGGTCCGGTGTTCCCAATAAGAATAAGGTGGCCAGCATTTCCAAGGCTAAGCTTCAGGAGATTGCTGAGATGAAGATGCCTGACCTGAACGCTGCGACGGTTGAGGCGGCCATGAGCATGATCGCCGGCACTGCACGCAGCATGGGAATCACTGTAGAAGACTGA
- the rplA gene encoding 50S ribosomal protein L1, with amino-acid sequence MNRGKKYAEAAKLIDRTIQYEPADAVALVKKTAVAKFDETIEAHIRTGCDGRHADQQIRGAVVLPHGTGKTVRVLVFAKNAKADEAQAAGADFVGAEELIPKIQNEGWLDFDVVVATPDMMGVVGRLGRVLGPKGLMPNPKAGTVTMDVAKAIAEIKAGKIEYRLDKTNIVHVPLGKASFTEEQLSENFQTLMNAIIKAKPSALKGQYLKSVTLTSTMGPGVKVNPLKFMG; translated from the coding sequence ATGAATAGAGGAAAGAAATACGCAGAAGCTGCTAAATTAATCGACCGTACGATCCAGTATGAGCCGGCAGACGCGGTTGCTCTTGTAAAGAAGACCGCGGTTGCCAAATTTGACGAGACCATTGAAGCCCACATCCGTACAGGCTGTGATGGACGTCATGCTGACCAGCAGATCCGAGGCGCCGTTGTGCTGCCCCACGGAACAGGCAAGACCGTTCGTGTCCTGGTATTCGCAAAGAATGCAAAAGCCGACGAGGCTCAGGCTGCAGGCGCAGATTTTGTAGGCGCTGAGGAACTGATTCCGAAGATCCAGAATGAAGGATGGCTGGATTTCGACGTGGTTGTCGCTACCCCGGATATGATGGGCGTGGTTGGCCGTTTGGGCCGTGTGCTCGGACCGAAAGGCCTGATGCCCAACCCTAAGGCGGGAACCGTGACCATGGATGTGGCAAAAGCCATCGCTGAAATCAAGGCTGGTAAGATTGAATACAGACTGGATAAGACCAATATTGTCCATGTACCGCTGGGCAAGGCTTCTTTTACAGAGGAGCAGTTGTCCGAAAACTTCCAGACGTTAATGAATGCAATTATAAAAGCAAAACCCAGCGCACTGAAGGGCCAGTATTTGAAGAGCGTGACTCTGACATCCACCATGGGCCCCGGTGTGAAGGTAAATCCCCTCAAGTTCATGGGCTGA